The genomic DNA TAAACTACTGCAACGACCTCGGGCGGCTAAGGCATAGTAATTTGACTTTTAGGAACGAGCTACGCTGATACAAAAACAGAGCGAAAGCAGAATAACTACATCAAATAACGAGTAATTCACGTATTGTTTGTAGTCTTTAGATGCCCGGAGGCGCAAGCAGAATTCACAAGTGCCAAGGTATTTGAGCCATCAATGAATTGTGATTTATTGTTTATTAAAATTGTTTGTTTACAGCAATTCGGAATCCTCAGTAAAAATGTCTCATCATAGCACATCAGGGTTCAACTTTGATCAAATCTTATGTTCAGTCCAAAACATAAAATTACCTCGTGTTGAACGGAACACAAGAGGTATGTTTTTAACCTAGTACGTAATCAGGACGTGGAGCCAACAGAAATCGCCTTGAACCTCTCGTCGACGTCCTTCTGATCTTCTATATATTGCAATGTCCTCTGAAAGAATTCGATTGGAACAGAAGCCAAATTGTTGCCTTTCGACGTAGGCGGTTTGTTATACACCGCGCTGACGCTGTTGACGGGGCTTTGATGAATGTATGAGCCGTCAGTACCAATAAAAAACCTTTCTCCACTATCTTCGCCCTGGTTTGCTTCCATCTTGAGGGACTTTAGGTTggttttgatgagctcgatTAGCCCGTTAATGTATTTAGTGCCAACATGCGTGGAGTTCTCGTCACCATGAACAAAGTAGTAGCAACATCTATTCAAAATCTCCACCATTAACTGGCAGCTCTGAACGTTATCCATGATAGAATCCGCTACCCTCAGCGAGCGTTGCAAGCATTCCAGTACACGCTTTCCTTCGCGAAAGAAATTATCAGTAACACCTTCCTCTTCACCGAGCAATGATATCTCAGTGGCCCACCACAAGTGAGAGCACGTATAGACAGCTCTACATTGATCctgctttttcagcagctttgaTCCATGCAAAGTGCATCTTGTTATTAGGGTATCATAGCTGGATTCTGCATACAGAGACCGCGTTTTCTGCAATGTCTGTGCCATGTTGACAATAGCCTGGAATTGCGTCCTCGAATCGCTTAGTGACTCTTCAAATATAGTGAAGGCCTGGGAGAAAAAGTCATAGGCAATGTCACCAAGCTCTAGCTGGTCTGCAAGGGAGGCTGTCTGCAAGTTGAGCTTGTAGAGTAAATCAAGGCACCCTCCCTCGCAGGTGTTATAAAGTTCGTTGATAGTTCTTGAAGcaagtttgaagagctgcttGATGGTGGTGCTCATCTTTTCACGGCGTTGTGGTTTCCTTTTGATCATCAACTGGCATTTCCGGATCAGCTTCCATATATTGCATATTACAGCCGGGTAGAGATACTTTGCGTTTTTGTCTCCCTTTTGGAACCATTCCCGACAAGCTATTAAGAGTTCGGTATGTTTCTCAATGGATTTATTGTAGCACAAATGTGCAATTTTGGCGAGTTTCTCCTGGTCGGCATTCAAGGACCATTTTTCAGCATCCGTGCCGTCATCCTCATCAAGTATCAAGGAAGAGCTCGCCTTTTCGGCGCCAACCTCTATCATGACCTCGCAAACGCCCAGAATCTTTTGGAGCTCAGTTTCAGAGCTTATGCGCAGATCCGCGTGAGTAATCGCATCAAGAATCTCGTTGACACAGAACTTTTGCAGGCCCTTGTTCTGGACACGGAATAATTTTTGGTAAGATTCGCACTTTGTGAGGACCTGGTAGAAAAAGCGTGGATCATGCCTCAAGTCGTTAGCCAAAAGCAGCTCCTGAAACAGATAGTCGTAGTCTTCAGGTACAGTCTGGCCGCTTTCTTTGCACTTTTCATACATGAATTTTAAAAGGACATCCACGTTGCTTAAATTATCGGGATACCATCTTAACGTTAGTTTCAAAATTCCTTTGATAATAGGAGCAAACTCTTGTAATGACAAATCAGGCCTTTCCTCATTAAGCTGGTTGAGAAACTtccaaaaaacaaaaaagacaTTCTGGCTTTCACTGGAAATGTCAAGAGACTCAAGTTTCTTAGCAAGTTCATCAGGCCCCGGATGTTCCTGTCTGTCTATGTATCCGTTGAGTCTTTCAACCAATGTAAGGACCACTTCGTTCACTGGAGCAGCCGGGCTGAGCTTTAAAGTAGTGCTTAAAAGTTCTGATAAAGTACCCAAATGAAACTCGTCAGGGAAAACTTGACAAATAACGTCAAGCAGATACTCTTGCGAGACGATATCTCTACACTGAACCACTTGTTCGAGCACCAGCGGCAAGATCTCATCCCTGTACATCGCGAAATCAGATTCAACAATTTGCGAGAGCCTAACCAAATTGGTACCGACAAGAATCTTAAGCTCTTTGCGTTCGCGAGTACGCTGTTCGCGCTCACGCAAGGGGCCCTGATGCTGCAGGCGAACCCAAAGTTTATTCATCTCGATAAAATTGGCAACGATCAAGCTTATATTTGCTCTCTTAGCCTCGGGGTCTTCAGTCTCAAAGAAAGGTTTTGTTCGTTGAGAGAGGTAGTACCTCAGAAACAGGCCTCTGATGGGATTCTGCACACCCTTGCACATCTCAATCATGTCTTTGAGGATTTCCTCCCGGGGAGCGTCGGAAGACTGGAGGTAGCTGCTACCAACGGTGATCATCAAGTACAGCCTGGGCAAAATGTTACCAGCGTACTGAACCAACTCGTACAGGTCTGCCAGGTGGTGCTTCTTCGGGTGGCATTCGACGAAGTAGCTGGAGAGTATACTCAAAGAGTCGTAAATCAGAATGTAGAGCTCGTAGTACTGCTTGGGAGACAAGGTGGGGCTCCTAAGCTCCGTGAGCATGATTGACGTGTGTTTCAGAGCATCCATGAGCTTCCCCTGCGACAGACAGCGCTGCATAAGCACAGTCTGCTGCCTGCAGTTGGAGATCGCTTGCTCGATATTCTCAGCATACGACATGGTCTGTGTTCGCGGAGGCAGTGGTTATTCCAACACGAAAGTGAGCACTTATAGGGGAAGACTAAGGTTCGTTAGATGATCGATATCCCGTCAATAGCGATCTATAATGATCTGTAGCGTTGGAAAGCTGCCTACTGTTGCAAGAGAACTAAGCATTGTGCCATCCTTGCGGGGCACCAGAGTGTTATCACCGTTCTACGGAACGTCTCTTCCATCTTGCTGTCCTTCGGGGTCTCATTTTCCTGTATACGAATATTTCCATGTATTGATAAAGGCGACAAAATCAGAAAGCGGGTCCGGCGTCCGACCTTGAATGCACTGTACGAACGAAGGCTCTTCCGGTTGAAACCGGAAACCCACTTATCCCATGCGAGACCAATGCGGCGACAGTAACCTCGGAATCGCGAGAAAAAAGCCAAGTAGGCTGTTGGCGCCCTCGTGCCATCAGCAGTATCGTGGCAATAGACGCGAATGGTAAGGAGGGTGCTATTGGAAACATTCAAGTCTTACGAGTGGGAAGGGCGAGTTGCGGTAGCTACCTTACGTGGTCAAAGCTCAATTTAAGGCTTTGTCCACATAGCGGATCGCTTATTTAATAACTCAAGACTTTGTACTAGCTCTGCGGCCAAAGTCACTTACGATTACTGACCATAGCGAAGCTGTTCACTTCTCTCCTTCGTAATTCGGGTTCCCCAAGCCTAATAAAGTGCCCAGCCCATTTTCgattttttccagctttgTAAGCGATTCTCTGCGTATTTCTAAGGTTCGAGGCTCTAGCCCGTGGCGATATTGACTTTCGGTAATACGTACATATCGACAAGTCTTCGATGAACTCAACTATCAATCACGCGGTCAGCTGATGCCGATAGTTCCGCCGCAGCTTGGTAATCATCCAGCCGCACGACTATTCTAGCCAGCAGCTCTCGAGGTCCGATTACGCGAGCGCCGAGCGACTATATAAACGCAAAGGTCGGAAAGAGTTCGGGACATTCATTCTTGAATAGTGTAGCAAGATACAGCAATGTCAGCATTCGGAGCTACATTTACTAGAACATTCAACAAAAGATCGCTCGCGCTTCTCGCCGGCGTCACCGCGGCGGCGGGCTCGGCTGTCGCCTTCCAGAACTACCAATCTAGCAACAACGGCAATGGGTTCGGGCGCAGCTCTAAGCTGTGGGGAACCCTCAGCGCGGGAACCGCACTGCACGTTGcagaagctcagaagaaacCCGAAGACTACCAGAAGGTCTACAACGCAATTGCGCTGAAATTAAGGGACGAGGACGAGTACGACAACTACATCGGTTACGGGCCAGTTCTGGTTCGTCTCGCGTGGCACATCTCCGGTACCTGGGAGAAGGACGACAACTCTGGCGGGTCTTTCGGCGGAACCTACagattcaagaaagagatgGACGACCCCTCCAACAAGGGCCTTCAAAACGGgttcaagttcctgaaGTCCATCCATGAGAAGTTCCCTTGGATCTCGCACGGTGACCTGTTCACCCTGGCTGGTGTGACTGCCATCCAAGAGATGCAGGGTCCTAAGATCCCATGGAGAGCCGGCAGAGTTGACCAGAAAGAAGACACAACCCCAGACAACGGCAGACTACCCGACGCCAGCAGAGACGCCAATTACGTACGcaattttttcaagagaatGAACTTTGACGACCGCGAAGTGGTTGCTCTGCTCGGTGCACACGCTCTAGGAAAGACCCACTACAAAAACTCTGGATTCGAAGGCCCTTGGGGTGCGGCCACCAACGTATTTTCCAACGAGTACTACGTGAACCTGCTCAACGAGAAATGGAAGAAAGTTAAGAACGACGAGGGCAACATTCAGTACGACAGCGACAAGGGCTACATGATGCTTCCAACAGACATGGCCTTGGTGCAGGACCCTAAGTACTTGAAGATCGTCAAGGAATACGCCAACAACCAGGACacttttttcaatgactttACGAAGGTGTTCACCAAGCTGATCCAGAATGGTATCGAGTTCCCAAAGGAGATCAAGGCTACCACCTTCAAGACTTTGGACGAGCAAGACATCTAAGAAGCTTAAAAACGCTAATAGAAAGGACCACGCGCTGCTCATAGTGCCACTAATTAATTATTTATAAGGATATTTATACAGAAGCCGCGCCATCACAGCGGCCGGCATCAGCAAGACTGCAAGGAATTCTCAATACTGTGAAAGGCAAAGTTTTGGCACAAGCAGGCCAAAAGATTCAGGCTACTAAACCAGTGCTTGAACAAACTTCGTTACCAGCACCCAAGGGCACGAAGTCCACACATCTAGCTCAGAAGTTCAGAATGCAGTGGGCATGCCGCAGAGCCATTTAGATTTTGCGATATAATTGTCAGTCCTACCAAATACCAGCCAGAACTCCTGGCTGGTTTTGCTACTGCTCACCGGCTCAGGAAATGTACTGCTTAAGCCTCAGAGCGTTCTGACGCTAGTAGCGGCATTGACGCTGGTCCTGATGCCTGGCACTAAATACgatctcaaaattttcgtGAAGTTTTTAGCTGTAGAAAGGGAGCTTCCGCGTAGTTCATCCTTCGTAGCTGTTGAACGACAGTCTGCAGTACCAAGAGGCAATGCTATCAGCGAGAGTTATCGCATACACAAGGCCGGCCGCCAAGCTCGCCTCTAGAAACCTTTCTACGGTTCAGCCACGCTTCTCTGAGCAAAGCAAAAGCACTGATGCCAAAAACGAAGCTCAAACAAATGGCCTTTTTACGTGGACGGATTTCTTTCAACTGAGAAAGCAGGAACGCAGAATCAACCTGGGATCGTCTATCGTTACAGCGTTCCTCTCTACCAATGCTTCATGGGCTTACCTTTCCACAATGCAGATCGATCCAATGCAGACTATCATGGGTTTTGACCCCCTAGTAGTTGTGTCTGCGGCACTAATGGCATCTGGTGCCTTCGGGTACCTGCTGGGCCCTATATTCGGTACtactgttttcaaaatgaaaCAGAAGACCAACCTCGCAAATTACAATAAGAAGACCAAGGATTTCCTGAGGCACGTTATAACCAACCGTGTGGATTCGTCCTCGCAGAGTTTCAGCAACCCTGTTCCAGACTACTACGGTGAAAAAATCGGCTCTGTCGCTGAGTACAGACAGTGGCTGAGAGACTGTCATGCCTTCAGAAGAAAGGCCAAGGAATTTTTGTAATCCGCAAAGGCATAGCACGAGAGGGGCGCAGCCTTTGCTGTAAATATAGGGACTCCAAGGAGATGCTGGCTTGGGCGAATTAGGCGCGCTGCCGGCAATGCAACAAGAGCACCCGGAAGTTGCAGGGCTTGGAGTTCTGGCATGCCCACTTCTGCTCTTGGGATCCCTCCGCTACCACCCCTCTCCAACTACATTCATGAACTAGTTAGACGCGTATAATGAGAAAGGCGGTTTCTAAATATCACTACACAGGTGGCGAGTAAAGAAACTAAAGCAAGTTGAGAAAATTTGTGTAAGCCATATTATCATGTATGATCATATACAGGCATGGGGCCTCAGGCCTCAGTGCTGAATCTTGTTGTCAGTAGCTGCGTGGGCCGCTGGAGTTCCCGTGGGAACCTGGTTATAGGCTGGAGGGACCTCGTCGATCTCTCTGGCTTCCTCCTGCTCGGAGTCCTTGGAGGCTTCTGGAGCGGTCAGGTGCGCCTGAGCCTCCAAGTCTGTCTCGCTGTCGCCACGGTTTAGAGGGTGTTCACGGCTGGACTTGTGGATGACATAAAGTGCGTGGAACATAGCGGGGAAGCCCAGGAAGAAGCACAATAGGAAGTTAATCCAGAAGTCCTTGCGCAACCCGCGGCGGATAAGAACAGGAAGAGGTGggatgaagaaggccaaaacGGCGAGAATCAGGTCATCTTTGTTGAATGAGTATATTTCTGACATTTTGCTTGAACGACGCTGGTTTGCGTGGGAAGCGTGGTTACTAGAGTCAAATCAGGGAGCCCGAAAGCTCTGCGCTGCGCAGATAAGCCAAGCCGAGATTAATTTTTATACTCTCTAGGTACCTAAAAAAAACTCGATCACGTTTTATGGAATGTTTAACCGCGACCCTTAGGCCAAATTTCTAAGTTTGAAAGCCCAGGTGATTCCAACTGACTTCCAGCTCCTACCAGGGCGTCATGAAGATGCTCCTTGTCGAATCCCTAGCCGCACTACATGCCTCCGTATCAAACCGTATAACATGATCCCATTCTAAGTGCTTGGCATTATTAAATTCCCAATTAAGGACATTAAGTACTTTGTTCGTATACTCGGCCAGTGTTTTCGACCTGTAGCTAGGTCCAAACGACTACACTGAGTAGTACAGATCCTTGAATTGgctctttcaacttctttaaTTTGTTATACTATACGAACCCAATCCGTTAGCCGCCCAAAACTTGACATTATATGTTATAAGAACAAGCTGTTTGACAGGCATATCGGCCCGGCAGCACCTCGCCATTAGACGATGCCCGTCAGGTGAGGGCTCCCCTAAGCAATTCTATTCTTTCGCTAGCTGCTGCTATTATAACCTCTCACCAAAGGGCTCGAAGGTAATAATACTTCGGTGCTGGTCAGCCTTTCGGCTGATGGAATCATGAACGACCGCGGAGCAACAAGCCGGTGGAACAGAAATACCACGGAATACATGCATGGCCCATGTACCGACCTTCATCACTTCCAGAGACCCAGAATCGCCTGCCACCGTACTTGCACGGACTCTCCTTAATGCCAGCGCGCGTACAGAGTGACATACATCACACCTGTAATTACTAACCCTGTGGA from Lachancea thermotolerans CBS 6340 chromosome F complete sequence includes the following:
- the SNA3 gene encoding Sna3p (similar to uniprot|P14359 Saccharomyces cerevisiae YJL151C SNA3 Integral membrane protein localized to vacuolar intralumenal vesicles computational analysis of large-scale protein-protein interaction data suggests a possible role in either cell wall synthesis or protein-vacuolar targeting); its protein translation is MSEIYSFNKDDLILAVLAFFIPPLPVLIRRGLRKDFWINFLLCFFLGFPAMFHALYVIHKSSREHPLNRGDSETDLEAQAHLTAPEASKDSEQEEAREIDEVPPAYNQVPTGTPAAHAATDNKIQH
- the CCP1 gene encoding cytochrome-c peroxidase (similar to uniprot|P00431 Saccharomyces cerevisiae YKR066C CCP1 Mitochondrial cytochrome-c peroxidase degrades reactive oxygen species in mitochondria involved in the response to oxidative stress); the encoded protein is MSAFGATFTRTFNKRSLALLAGVTAAAGSAVAFQNYQSSNNGNGFGRSSKLWGTLSAGTALHVAEAQKKPEDYQKVYNAIALKLRDEDEYDNYIGYGPVLVRLAWHISGTWEKDDNSGGSFGGTYRFKKEMDDPSNKGLQNGFKFLKSIHEKFPWISHGDLFTLAGVTAIQEMQGPKIPWRAGRVDQKEDTTPDNGRLPDASRDANYVRNFFKRMNFDDREVVALLGAHALGKTHYKNSGFEGPWGAATNVFSNEYYVNLLNEKWKKVKNDEGNIQYDSDKGYMMLPTDMALVQDPKYLKIVKEYANNQDTFFNDFTKVFTKLIQNGIEFPKEIKATTFKTLDEQDI
- the PAM17 gene encoding Pam17p (similar to uniprot|P36147 Saccharomyces cerevisiae YKR065C FMP18 The authentic non-tagged protein was localized to the mitochondria), coding for MLSARVIAYTRPAAKLASRNLSTVQPRFSEQSKSTDAKNEAQTNGLFTWTDFFQLRKQERRINLGSSIVTAFLSTNASWAYLSTMQIDPMQTIMGFDPLVVVSAALMASGAFGYLLGPIFGTTVFKMKQKTNLANYNKKTKDFLRHVITNRVDSSSQSFSNPVPDYYGEKIGSVAEYRQWLRDCHAFRRKAKEFL
- the VPS35 gene encoding retromer subunit VPS35 (similar to uniprot|P34110 Saccharomyces cerevisiae YJL154C VPS35 Protein involved in vacuolar sorting retromer complex component), which produces MSYAENIEQAISNCRQQTVLMQRCLSQGKLMDALKHTSIMLTELRSPTLSPKQYYELYILIYDSLSILSSYFVECHPKKHHLADLYELVQYAGNILPRLYLMITVGSSYLQSSDAPREEILKDMIEMCKGVQNPIRGLFLRYYLSQRTKPFFETEDPEAKRANISLIVANFIEMNKLWVRLQHQGPLREREQRTRERKELKILVGTNLVRLSQIVESDFAMYRDEILPLVLEQVVQCRDIVSQEYLLDVICQVFPDEFHLGTLSELLSTTLKLSPAAPVNEVVLTLVERLNGYIDRQEHPGPDELAKKLESLDISSESQNVFFVFWKFLNQLNEERPDLSLQEFAPIIKGILKLTLRWYPDNLSNVDVLLKFMYEKCKESGQTVPEDYDYLFQELLLANDLRHDPRFFYQVLTKCESYQKLFRVQNKGLQKFCVNEILDAITHADLRISSETELQKILGVCEVMIEVGAEKASSSLILDEDDGTDAEKWSLNADQEKLAKIAHLCYNKSIEKHTELLIACREWFQKGDKNAKYLYPAVICNIWKLIRKCQLMIKRKPQRREKMSTTIKQLFKLASRTINELYNTCEGGCLDLLYKLNLQTASLADQLELGDIAYDFFSQAFTIFEESLSDSRTQFQAIVNMAQTLQKTRSLYAESSYDTLITRCTLHGSKLLKKQDQCRAVYTCSHLWWATEISLLGEEEGVTDNFFREGKRVLECLQRSLRVADSIMDNVQSCQLMVEILNRCCYYFVHGDENSTHVGTKYINGLIELIKTNLKSLKMEANQGEDSGERFFIGTDGSYIHQSPVNSVSAVYNKPPTSKGNNLASVPIEFFQRTLQYIEDQKDVDERFKAISVGSTS